A single Macrobrachium nipponense isolate FS-2020 chromosome 5, ASM1510439v2, whole genome shotgun sequence DNA region contains:
- the LOC135215891 gene encoding uncharacterized protein LOC135215891, protein MAEEDSHPCLNPLNLKPCLNPLILALSESFDSHPLSESLESHPLFESLDSHPLSEYLDSRPLFESLDSHPLSESLDSHPLSESLDSQPLSESLDYRPLSESLESHPLSESLDSHPLSESLESHTLSESLDSHSLSESLDSQPLSESNDSHPLSESLQSYPLSESLDSHPLSEFLDFHPLSESLESHPLFESLDSHPLSESLEFQPLSESIDSHPLSESLDSHPFSESLDFHPLSEFLDSHPLSESLESHPLFESLDSHPLSESLDFHPLSEYLDSHPLSESLDSHPLSEYLILTHYSCPLSGSLEFHPLSESLDSHPLSESLDSHPLSESLDSHPLSQFLDSHPLSESLDSHPLSESLDSHPLSKSLDSHTLPEFLDSHPLSESLDSHTLSESLDSHPLSEFLDSHNKVDLIFLLYSCFPL, encoded by the exons atgGCGGAGGAGG ATTCTCACCCTTGTCTGAATCCCTTGAATCTCAAACCTTGTCTAAATCCCTTGATTCTCGCCTTGTCTGAATCCTTTGATTCTCACCCCTTGTCTGAATCCCTTGAATCTCACCCCTTGTTTGAATCCCTTGATTCTCACCCATTGTCTGAATATCTTGATTCTCGCCCCTTGTTTGAATCCCTTGATTCTCACCCCTTGTCTGAATCCCTTGATTCTCACCCCTTGTCTGAATCCCTTGATTCTCAACCCTTGTCTGAATCCCTTGATTATCGTCCCTTGTCTGAATCACTTGAATCTCACCCCTTGTCTGAATCCCTTGATTCTCACCCCTTGTCTGAATCCCTTGAATCTCACACCTTGTCTGAATCCCTTGATTCTCACTCCTTGTCTGAATCCCTTGATTCTCAACCCTTGTCTGAATCCAATGATTCTCACCCGTTGTCTGAATCACTTCAATCTTACCCCTTGTCTGAATCCCTTGATTCTCACCCCTTGTCTGAATTCCTTGATTTTCACCCCTTGTCTGAATCCCTTGAATCTCACCCCTTGTTTGAATCCCTTGATTCTCACCCCTTGTCTGAATCCCTTGAATTTCAACCTTTGTCTGAATCCATTGATTCTCACCCCTTGTCTGAATCTCTTGATTCTCACCCCTTCTCTGAATCCCTTGATTTTCACCCCTTGTCTGAATTCCTTGATTCTCACCCCTTGTCTGAATCCCTTGAATCTCACCCCTTATTTGAATCCCTTGATTCTCACCCCTTGTCTGAATCCCTTGATTTTCACCCCTTGTCTGAATATCTTGATTCTCACCCATTGTCTGAATCCCTTGATTCTCACCCCTTGTCTGAATATTTGATTCTCACCCATT ATTCTTGCCCCTTGTCTGGATCCCTTGAATTTCACCCCTTGTCTGAATCCCTTGATTCTCACCCCTTGTCTGAATCCCTTGATTCTCACCCCTTGTCTGAATCTCTTGATTCTCACCCCTTGTCTCAATTCCTTGATTCTCACCCCTTGTCTGAATCCCTTGATTCTCACCCCTTGTCTGAATCCCTTGATTCTCACCCCTTGTCTAAATCCCTGGATTCTCACACCTTGCCTGAATTCCTTGATTCTCACCCCTTGTCTGAATCCCTGGATTCTCACACCTTGTCTGAATCCCTTGATTCTCACCCCTTGTCTGAATTCCTTGATTCTCACAACAAAGTCGATTTGATATTTCTCCTGTATAGCTGCTTTCCATTATAA